The Jiangella sp. DSM 45060 genome contains the following window.
AGCGCTGGCAGCGGCACCGCGCCCAGTACGCCCAGTCCTCAGAGGTCGAGGAGTAGCCCGAGCGGCGACTCCACGCGGTCGGCGACGTAGCGCAGGAAGCCGCCGGCGACGCCGCCGTCGCAGACGCGGTGGTCGAAGCTGAGCGAGAGCTGGGCGACCTTGCGGACCGCCAGCTGCCCGTCGACCACCCAGGGCTTGTCGACGATGCGCCCGACGCCGAGCAGCGCCGCCTCGGGGTGGTTGATGATCGGGGTCGAGCCGTCGACGCCGAAGACCCCGTAGTTGTTGAGGGTGACGGTGCCGCCGGTGAGGTCCGCCGGGGTGAGCGTGCCGGCGCGGGAGGCGTCGGTGAGGCGGGCCAGCTCCGCGGCCAGCTCGGCGGTCGTGAGCTCCTGGGCGTTGTGGACGACGGGGACGACGAGACCGCGGTCGGTCTGCGCGGCGAAGCCGAGGCCGACCTGCTGGTGGCGGACCAGGACGAGGTCGTCGCCGTCCTGTTCGACGGAGGCGTTGAGCTCGGGGAAGCGGGCCAGCGCGGCGACCGTGATGCGGCCGAGCAGCGCCAGCAGGCCGACCGGACTCTGTGGCGCCGCCGCCCGCAGCGCGTCGCGCGCCTCCACCAGCCCCGTCGCGTCGACGTCGACCCACGTGGTGGCGTCGGGGATCTCGCGCCGGCTGCGGGACAGCTTCTCCGCGACGGCGCGGCGCACTCCGCGCAGGGGTTCTCTCCGGTCTGACGGGGCCGGTGGCGAGGTCCGCTGAGGCGCTTGACGTGCTGCCGTGGCGGTCCCGTTGATCGCGGCGGTCCCGTTCGTCGCTGCGGCCTCGACGTCGCGGCGGAGGATCACGCCGCCGGGACCCGAGCCCCTCACCACCCGCACGTCGACGCCGTGGTCGCGTGCCAGTCGCCGGACCACCGGCGAGAGCACCCGAGGCGCGCCGCCGGCCGCCACTGGGCTGCTGTGCGCTGCTGGACTGCCGGTCGCCGCCGGGTCGCCGTGCGCCGCCAGGTCGCCGGTCGTCGCGCGTTCAAGGTTGTCGGTGCCCGCCCGTAGGGTGGGGGCCCTCCCGGCCGGGCGGGGTGTCACCTCGGCCGAAATCGGCGCCGACGCCGGCCCGCTGGCCGCCACCGCGCCGGACGCCGATGGATTGCCGGCCGCTGGGCTGCCGTGCGCCGCCGGGCCACTCGTCGCCGCCGGGTCGCCGTGCGTCGCGCTTTCGAGGTTGTCGGTGCCCGCCCGTAGGGTGGGGGCCCTCCCGGCCGGGCGGGGTGTCACCTCAGCCGAAATCGCCGCCGACGCCGATGCCGGCCCCGACGCCCCAACCAACGTCGGATCCGTCGCCGATGCCGCGACCGGCGTCGTTCGCCCGCGCGAACGCCGGGCCAACGTCGCGTTCCCGGTGCCGTACCCGACCAGCACGGCGCCCGACTCCGCCGCGTCGCCGCCACTACCCGCCTCACCGGCGCCGTCCGCCCCACCGGCGTCGGGCCCGGCGACGGTGATGAGCGGCGCGCCGACCTCGATCGTCGACCCCGCGTCGCCGTGCAGCGTGACCACGCGACCGGCGTGCGGGCACGGCACCTCGACCGTCGCTTTCGCGGTCTCCACGTCGACGACCACGTCGTCCACTCCGACGACGTCGCCGACCGAGACGCGCCAGGCGACGATCTCGGCCTCGGTCAAGCCCTCGCCGAGGTCGGGCAGCCGGAACGTACGCTCCTCACCGGGGATCGGATAGTCCGTCATGGCGCCCCCACGAATCGCGGGTCCGGCGCGTCCTCGAACTGCAGCCGGTCGACGGTGTCGAGGACGCGGTCGACGCCGGGCAGCTGGTACTTCTCCAGCACCGGCGGCGGGAACGGCACGTCCCAGCCCGTCACCCGCAGCACCGGCGCCCACAGCGAGTGGAAGCAGCGCTCCTGCACGCGAGCGGCGATCTCGGCGGACACGCTCGCGAACCCCGTGGCCTCGGCGACGACGACGCAGCGGCCGGTCCGGCGCACCGACGACGCGACCGTCGCGTCGTCGAACGGCACCAGCGTGCGCAGGTCGACGACCTCCAGCGACCGGCCCTCGGCCGCAGCGGCCACAGCGGCCTCCAGCGCCACCGGCACCGACGGCCCGTACGCCAGCAGCGTCGCATCCGTACCGGCGCGACGCACGACGGCGGTCCCGAACGGCGGCGCCACCACCGGCAGCGTCACCTCGTCCTTGGCCCAGTACAGCTTCTTGGGCTCCATGAACACGACCGGGTCGGGGTCGGCGATCGCCTCACGCAGCAGCGAGTACGCGTCCGCGACGGTGGCCGGCGTGACGACCTTGAGGCCGGGCGTGTGCGCGTAGTACGCCTCGGAGGAGTCGGAGTGGTGCTCGACGCCGCCGATGCCGCCCGCGTACGGGACCCTGATGACCATCGGCAGGCCGATGGCGCCGCGGGTGCGGTTGCGCATCTTCGCGACGTGCGAGGCGATCTGCTCGAACGCCGGGTACGCGAACGCATCGAACTGCATCTCGACGACGGGGCGGAAGCCGTTCATCGCCATGCCGACGGCCATGCCGACGATGCCGCTCTCGGCCAGCGGGGTGTCGAAGCAGCGGTCGTCGCCGAACTCGGCGGTCAGGCCGTCGGTGACGCGGAAGACGCCGCCGAGCGGGCCGACGTCCTCGCCGAACACGAGCACGGTCTCGTCCTCGCGCATCGCGTCGCGCAGGGCGGCGTTGAGCGCCTTGCCCAGGGTCACCGTCATCGGGCCAGCTCCTCCGCCAGCCACGTCGCCTGCTCCTTCAGCTGCGGGGTCGGCGAGGCGTAGACGTGGGCGAACAGGTCGGCGGGGTCGCCGGTCGCCTCCTCCGCGAGCCGGGTACGCACCTCGCTCGCGTACGCCTCCGCCGCCTCACGCGCGGCGGCCACGTCGGAGTCGGTCAGCTCGCCGGACGACCGCAGGTGCGCCTCGAGCCGCGCGATCGGGTCGCGCCGCTTCCACGTCTCGACCTCGTCGTGGTCGCGGTAGCGGCCGTCGTCGTCGGCGTTGGTGTGCGGCTCGACGCGATACGTGTGCGCCTCGACGAGCACCGGCCCTCCGCCCGCTCGCGCGGACTCGACGGCGTCGGTCAGCACCGCCAGCATCGCCACCGGGTCGTTGCCGTCGACCCGCTCGCTGCGCACGCCGTAGCCCACGCCCTTGTGCGCCAGCGACGGCGCCGCCGTCTGCCGCGACAGCGGGACGGAGATCGCGTAGCCGTTGTTCTGCACGAGGAACACGACCGGCGCGTGGAAGACGGCGGCGAAGTTGAGCGCCTCGTGGAAGTCGCCCTCGCTGGTGCCGCCGTCGCCGATCAGCACCAGCGCGACGGTGTCCTCGCCGCGCCGGCGGGCGGCGTAGGCGACCCCGACGGCGTGCGGCGCGTGCGTCGCGAGCGGCGTGCACTGCGGCGCCGTGCGCGTGGCCACCGGGTCGTAGCCGCAGTGCCAGCTGCCGCGCAGCAGCGTCAGCGCCTCGACCGGGTCGATGCCGCGGGCGATCAGCGCCATCGAGTCGCGGTAGGTCGGGAACAGCCAGTCGGTCTCGCGCAGCGCGAGGACGGCGCCGATCTCGCCCGCCTCCTGGCCCCGGCTGGACGGGTAGACGGCGAGGCGTCCCTGCTTCGTCAGCGCCGTGGCCTGGGCGTCGAACCGCCGGCCGAGCACCATCGCGTCGTAGGCGCGGCGCAGCAGCTCGCCGGGCGGCCGTTCGTACCGGCCGTGTGCGTCGCCCGGCGCGGGGGAGCCGTCGTCGTCGAGGAACCGGACCGGCTCGGCGGACGGCAGCAGCCCGGCCTCGGCGGGCGGCGCGGCGGGCGCGGGCATCCGGTGTTCGGCCTGCGTGGTCATGACTCTGTCACCTCTCCGGCAGGCGGACGCTCTATCCCCGAATAGTGCTCCTCGTGAGATGGTCATCTCTACAACCGGCCGAAAACGGTGACAGCTGGCAGTGAGGAGCGCCGATGAGCGACCAAACGTCTCCGAGTGACGGCGGTCACACCTGGAATACCGGCCGTTCGTCTGCCCGCGATCTCGACGAGGTCGACCGCCGCATCCTCGCCGAGCTGGTCGACCAGGGCCGGCTGTCCATCCGGCAGCTGGCCGAACGCGTCCACGTGTCGCGGGCCAACGCCTACGCGCGGGTCGACCGCCTGCTCGCCGACGGCGTCATCACCGGCTTCTCCGCCCAGGTGAACCCCGAGCGCGCCGGCCTCGCCACCAGCGCCTACGTCATGCTGTCGATCCAGCAGAACGCCTGGCGCGAGGTGTCGGCCGCGCTCGGCTCGCTGCCGTACGTCGAGCACTTCGCGTTGGTCGGCGGCGACTTCGACGTGCTCGCGCTGGTCCGTGCGCCCAACAACAGCGAGCTGCGCCACGTCGTGCTCGAACACATCCAGGACGTCGCCGGCGTGCTGAGTACCCGCACGTGGCTGGTCTTCGACGAGCACCTCGGCCAGGGGTCGCGCTGGGCCTGACGGCCGCCCAGTAGGCTCGCGCCCATGGCCAAGTGGGAGTACGCGACGGCACCCGTGCTGGTGCACGCGACGAAGCAGATCCTGGACAACTGGGGCGAGGACGGCTGGGAGCTGGTCCAGATCGTTCCGGGCATGAACCCCGAGAACGTGGTGGCTTACTTCAAGCGGGAGAAGGCGGAATGACGGGCACCCCCGAGGAGCGGCTGGCCGAGCTGGGCCTGAGCCTGCCGGACGTCGCCAAGCCGGTGGCGGCGTACGTGCCGGCCGTGCGCACCGGCTCGTTCGTGTTCACGTCCGGCCAGGTGCCGGTGCGGGGCGGCGAGCTGATCCACAAGGGCAAGGTCGGCGGCGAGGTGACGCCCGAGCAGGCGTACGAGTGCGCGCAGCAGTGCGCCCTCAACGCTTTGGCGGCGGTCCGCGCCGAGGTGGGCGACCTGTCCGCCGTCACGCGCATCGTGAAGGTGCTCGGGTTCGTCGCGTCGACGCCCGACTTCACCGGCCAGCCGCAGGTCGTCAACGGCGCCAGCGAGCTGCTCGGCAAGGTCTTCGGCGACCTCGGCCAGCACGCCCGCAGCGCGGTCGGCCTGACGGTGCTGCCGCTCGACGCGCCGGTCGAGGTCGAGATGATCGTCGAGGTGGGCTGACGGACCGGCGCGCGCTGCCCGCACCCATCGCGGAGCGGGCCCGGGCGTTCGCCGCGGGCGGCCTTCCGGTCGTCCCGGCCCGGCCGTCGTCGACGGTCGCGCTGCTGCGCGACACCCCGGGCGGCGTCGAGGTGTACGTGCACGTCCGGCATGTCGGCATGGCCTTCGCCGCCGGCATGCTGGCCTTCCCGGGCGGCAAGGTCGACCCCGCCGACGGCGCCGACCCGGACGAGGCGTTCGTCCGGGCGGCGATCCGTGAGACGCACGAGGAGACCGGCGTCGAACTGACGCCCGGCGACCTCGTGCCGTGGGCGCACTGGATCACGCCGCGGTTCGAGGAACGTCGCTACGACACCTGGTTCTACCTGGCGGCGCTGCCGTCCGGCCAGGCGACCGCCGACGTCTCCGGCGAGGCGTCGACGGTGGAGTGGGTGCGGCCGGCCGACGCGCTGGCCCGCGGCGACGCCGGCGACTGGGTCATGCTGCCGCCGACGGCGGTGGTGCTGGCCTCGCTCACCGGCTTCGCGACGACGGCCGAGGCGCTGGCCGCGGGCGCCGGGCGGGCCGTCGACACCGTCGTACCCGGCTGGCTCGACGACGGCGAGCGGGTGTGGGCGCTGCTGCCGGGCGACCCCGACTTCCCCGGCGACGACCCAGGAGACGTTCAGTGACCGAGGTGGAGCTGCCGGTGTGGTGCCGGCTGGTGCGGGCCGACAACCCCGGCCCGATGACCCTCGACGGCACCAACACCTACGTGCTGCGCACCGGCGACGGCAACGTCGTCATCGACCCCGGGCCGTGGCTGGAGGAGCACCTCGACGCCGTCCTGTCGCTGGGTCCAGTGTCGGTCGCGCTGATCACCCACCACCACGCCGACCACTGCGGCGGCGTCGACCTGTTCCGCGAGCTGACCGGCGGTGCGCCGGTGCTGGCCCGCGACCCCGCCGCCAGCGGCGCCGACGCCGAGCTGCCGCCGCACGGGCAGCGGCTGGACGACTTCGGCCTCACCGTGCTGGACACCCCGGGCCACACCGCCGACTCCGTCTCGTTCGTCGCCGACGACGGCGAGTCGGTCTTGCTGTTCACCGGCGACACCGTGCTCGGCCGCGGCACCACGATCGTGTCGCACCCCGACGGCGACCTCGGCGACTATCTGGCGTCGCTGGAGCTGCTGCGCACCGCCGTGCCGGCCGACGCGCTGCTACTGCCCGGCCACGGACCGCTGCGGCCGGGCGCCGCCGGCGTCGTCGACGAGTACGTGGCGCATCGGCGGCAGCGGATCGAGCAGGTCCGGACCGCGCTGGCCGGTGGCGCGCGGACCGCCCGCGACGTCGTCGAGGTGGTCTACGCCGACGTCGACCCCGCGCTCTGGCCGGCCGCCGAGCGCACCGTCGAGGCCACGCTCGCCTACCTGCGCGCGGGCGACTGACCGGACGGCCGCGCGGACGGCGTCAGCGGGCCCGGCGGCGCAGCCGGTCGACGTCGAGGACGACCACCGAGCGCTGCTCGAGCCGCAGCCAGCCGCGCGACACGAAGTCGGCCAGCGCCTTGTTGACCGTCTCGCGGGACGCGCCGACCAGCTGGGCCAGCTCTTCCTGCGTGAGGTCGTGGACCACCCGCATGCCCTCCTCGGACGGCACGCCGAAGCGCGTCGAGAGGTCCAGCAGCTGCTTGGCCACCCGGCCCGGCACGTCGGAGAAGACGAGGTCGGTCTGGATGTCGTTGGACCGGCGCAGCCGCGACGCCAGCTGCAGCAGCAGGCCGCGGGCCACCTCGGGCCGCCCCGTCAGCCAGGGCGTGAGGTCGGCGTGGCTGAGGCTCCACAGCGTGGTGTCGGTGACGGCCGTGGCCGTGGCCGAGCGGGGACCGGGGTCGAACAGCGACAGCTCGCCGAACATCTGACCCGGGCCGAGCAGCGCCAGCAGGTTCTCGCGGCCGTCGGGCGCGGTGCGGCCCAGCTTGATCTTGCCCTCGGTCACGACGTAAACGCGGTCGCCCTCGTCGCCCTCACGGAACAGGGTCTCGCCCCGGCTCAGGTGCACTTCGGTCATCGACGCACGCAGCGCGCCGGCCGCCTCGTCATCGAGTTCGCGGAACAGAAGCGCGCTCCGTAGAACGTCGTCAACCACTGCCAGATCCTCCCTGCCGTCGAGCCACGCGCGGTCAACGGTCTGGTGTTTCGCGTCACGTCGGCCGCAACCCATTGTGCCGTGGGCCCATCATGGCGGACCATTCGCCCCCACACAGCGGAATCGCCCGCCGAAAGACGGACGGATTCGCGCCGAATCCCTGGGCAGGTGGGTTTCGCGGCGCAAACGCCGGCCTGTCGGTCCCAGAACGTAGAGTGAAGTGGTGTCGATGGTCGCTACCGAGTCCAAGCTCGCCCTCACGCGGCGGGCCCGCAAGATCAACCGTGAGCTCGACGCCCTCTATCCCGACGCTCACTGCGAACTCGACTTCACCACGCCGTTCGAGCTGCTCATCGCCACGGTGCTGTCAGCGCAGACCACCGACGTGCGGGTCAACGGCGTCACGCCCACCCTGTTCGCGCGCTACCCCAACGCCGTCGCGCTGGCGGCCGCCGAGCGCGACGACGTCGAGAAGATCATCCAGCCCACCGGGTTCTTCCGGGCGAAGACACAGTCCATCCTCGGGCTGTCGCAGGCGCTGGTCGACCGCTTCGGCGGCGAGGTGCCCGGCACGCTGAAAGACCTCGTCACGCTGCCCGGCGTGGGCCGCAAGACCGCCAACGTCGTGCTCGGCAACGCGTTCGGCGTCCCCGGCATCACCGTCGACACCCACTTCGGACGGCTGGTGCGCCGGTTCGGCTGGACCACGCAGACCGACCCCGACAAGGTCGAGGCCGAGATCGGCGCGCTGTTCCCGAAGAGCGACTGGACCATGCTGTCGCACCGCGTCATCTGGCACGGACGCCGCCGCTGCCACGCCCGCCGTCCGGCCTGCGGGGCGTGCCCGCTGGCCCGGCTGTGCCCGGCCTACGGCGAGGGCCCCACCGACCCCAAGGCGGCCGCCAAACTGGTCCGCGAAGGGCCGCGTGCATGACGACCGCCGACGGCCCGCCACCATGGCTGCGGCGCGTCGCCGACGCCGCCACGGGCGCG
Protein-coding sequences here:
- a CDS encoding alpha-ketoacid dehydrogenase subunit beta — its product is MTVTLGKALNAALRDAMREDETVLVFGEDVGPLGGVFRVTDGLTAEFGDDRCFDTPLAESGIVGMAVGMAMNGFRPVVEMQFDAFAYPAFEQIASHVAKMRNRTRGAIGLPMVIRVPYAGGIGGVEHHSDSSEAYYAHTPGLKVVTPATVADAYSLLREAIADPDPVVFMEPKKLYWAKDEVTLPVVAPPFGTAVVRRAGTDATLLAYGPSVPVALEAAVAAAAEGRSLEVVDLRTLVPFDDATVASSVRRTGRCVVVAEATGFASVSAEIAARVQERCFHSLWAPVLRVTGWDVPFPPPVLEKYQLPGVDRVLDTVDRLQFEDAPDPRFVGAP
- a CDS encoding thiamine pyrophosphate-dependent dehydrogenase E1 component subunit alpha, whose translation is MTTQAEHRMPAPAAPPAEAGLLPSAEPVRFLDDDGSPAPGDAHGRYERPPGELLRRAYDAMVLGRRFDAQATALTKQGRLAVYPSSRGQEAGEIGAVLALRETDWLFPTYRDSMALIARGIDPVEALTLLRGSWHCGYDPVATRTAPQCTPLATHAPHAVGVAYAARRRGEDTVALVLIGDGGTSEGDFHEALNFAAVFHAPVVFLVQNNGYAISVPLSRQTAAPSLAHKGVGYGVRSERVDGNDPVAMLAVLTDAVESARAGGGPVLVEAHTYRVEPHTNADDDGRYRDHDEVETWKRRDPIARLEAHLRSSGELTDSDVAAAREAAEAYASEVRTRLAEEATGDPADLFAHVYASPTPQLKEQATWLAEELAR
- the nth gene encoding endonuclease III — translated: MVATESKLALTRRARKINRELDALYPDAHCELDFTTPFELLIATVLSAQTTDVRVNGVTPTLFARYPNAVALAAAERDDVEKIIQPTGFFRAKTQSILGLSQALVDRFGGEVPGTLKDLVTLPGVGRKTANVVLGNAFGVPGITVDTHFGRLVRRFGWTTQTDPDKVEAEIGALFPKSDWTMLSHRVIWHGRRRCHARRPACGACPLARLCPAYGEGPTDPKAAAKLVREGPRA
- a CDS encoding Lrp/AsnC family transcriptional regulator → MSDQTSPSDGGHTWNTGRSSARDLDEVDRRILAELVDQGRLSIRQLAERVHVSRANAYARVDRLLADGVITGFSAQVNPERAGLATSAYVMLSIQQNAWREVSAALGSLPYVEHFALVGGDFDVLALVRAPNNSELRHVVLEHIQDVAGVLSTRTWLVFDEHLGQGSRWA
- a CDS encoding DUF4177 domain-containing protein, with translation MAKWEYATAPVLVHATKQILDNWGEDGWELVQIVPGMNPENVVAYFKREKAE
- a CDS encoding Crp/Fnr family transcriptional regulator, with protein sequence MVDDVLRSALLFRELDDEAAGALRASMTEVHLSRGETLFREGDEGDRVYVVTEGKIKLGRTAPDGRENLLALLGPGQMFGELSLFDPGPRSATATAVTDTTLWSLSHADLTPWLTGRPEVARGLLLQLASRLRRSNDIQTDLVFSDVPGRVAKQLLDLSTRFGVPSEEGMRVVHDLTQEELAQLVGASRETVNKALADFVSRGWLRLEQRSVVVLDVDRLRRRAR
- a CDS encoding NUDIX domain-containing protein yields the protein MRDTPGGVEVYVHVRHVGMAFAAGMLAFPGGKVDPADGADPDEAFVRAAIRETHEETGVELTPGDLVPWAHWITPRFEERRYDTWFYLAALPSGQATADVSGEASTVEWVRPADALARGDAGDWVMLPPTAVVLASLTGFATTAEALAAGAGRAVDTVVPGWLDDGERVWALLPGDPDFPGDDPGDVQ
- a CDS encoding RidA family protein, which encodes MTGTPEERLAELGLSLPDVAKPVAAYVPAVRTGSFVFTSGQVPVRGGELIHKGKVGGEVTPEQAYECAQQCALNALAAVRAEVGDLSAVTRIVKVLGFVASTPDFTGQPQVVNGASELLGKVFGDLGQHARSAVGLTVLPLDAPVEVEMIVEVG
- a CDS encoding MBL fold metallo-hydrolase, with product MTLDGTNTYVLRTGDGNVVIDPGPWLEEHLDAVLSLGPVSVALITHHHADHCGGVDLFRELTGGAPVLARDPAASGADAELPPHGQRLDDFGLTVLDTPGHTADSVSFVADDGESVLLFTGDTVLGRGTTIVSHPDGDLGDYLASLELLRTAVPADALLLPGHGPLRPGAAGVVDEYVAHRRQRIEQVRTALAGGARTARDVVEVVYADVDPALWPAAERTVEATLAYLRAGD
- a CDS encoding 2-oxo acid dehydrogenase subunit E2 — its product is MTDYPIPGEERTFRLPDLGEGLTEAEIVAWRVSVGDVVGVDDVVVDVETAKATVEVPCPHAGRVVTLHGDAGSTIEVGAPLITVAGPDAGGADGAGEAGSGGDAAESGAVLVGYGTGNATLARRSRGRTTPVAASATDPTLVGASGPASASAAISAEVTPRPAGRAPTLRAGTDNLESATHGDPAATSGPAAHGSPAAGNPSASGAVAASGPASAPISAEVTPRPAGRAPTLRAGTDNLERATTGDLAAHGDPAATGSPAAHSSPVAAGGAPRVLSPVVRRLARDHGVDVRVVRGSGPGGVILRRDVEAAATNGTAAINGTATAARQAPQRTSPPAPSDRREPLRGVRRAVAEKLSRSRREIPDATTWVDVDATGLVEARDALRAAAPQSPVGLLALLGRITVAALARFPELNASVEQDGDDLVLVRHQQVGLGFAAQTDRGLVVPVVHNAQELTTAELAAELARLTDASRAGTLTPADLTGGTVTLNNYGVFGVDGSTPIINHPEAALLGVGRIVDKPWVVDGQLAVRKVAQLSLSFDHRVCDGGVAGGFLRYVADRVESPLGLLLDL